ccaagcccccccccttctctctctctctctctctctctctctctctctctctctctctcacacacacacacacacacacacacacacacacacacacgatatattgagtattttcttttgtttaccttTTTAATGCTCAGACAAACTATATGTAACTAAAATTTTATATGTACAATTCTAATTTCACTTAACTTTGGTTTTGTCTTATCCATGGTTCAAGAGCTGCTTTTATGCCCTGCCTAAAAGGCGTGTGACACTGAATATTGAGTTCCATAAGTCTACTAGTGTTTAGCGTTGTGTCATAAGGTCGAGTGGCAGAGGAGCTGAGAAGAGGTGCAGGAGCAGGGGAAATGTGTGAACTGGACAAATGGAAAATATCTGCCATTTCTTGCAGCATTTTATACTTTGTAAATATCTCTTTGCCACACCAGTGATATATTCCATGAATTGGTTCACCCTGAAATTAAAGTCAGAAATATATAATTCATTCTCTAACACTCTTGTAATAATAGTTACCAAAGGCAAATTCATTGAAATGGGCATTACCTTCAGTTTCCTATCAGCGAGTCCCAGGCAGATTTCAGCAATATCATCTACATGAGATGGTCGGCGACGCTCGTAATCCGACACCTGCCTTTCTTTAGAAGTATTTAGCAGTGCTTCTAGAAGAACTGTTACTGCACTCTCTGCCAGATGCATTACAGGGCCATAAAGGACTGGGATACGTAAAACAATGTTCcctagtaaaaaaaaagttaacaaatATGCTTGGTCCCTTTGAGTACTATTAAGCATCTTAATTACAGTGAACTGTTCTTTCTAAAGAGTATGAAATGCAACTGAGATTAGTAACCA
This genomic interval from Schistocerca cancellata isolate TAMUIC-IGC-003103 chromosome 3, iqSchCanc2.1, whole genome shotgun sequence contains the following:
- the LOC126174825 gene encoding methionine adenosyltransferase 2 subunit beta-like — encoded protein: MSKEVKRVFLTGASGLLGRSVYQKFSEQNWTVFGTAFSRVQPHLHKIDLRDENAVQTVLSEFKPNVVIHTAAQRYPDKVDADPEAAVDINVRATESLAALCAKERVPLIYISTDYVFDGKNPPYLEESVPSPLNLYGKTKLQGEEACMAASSGNIVLRIPVLYGPVMHLAESAVTVLLEALLNTSKERQVSDYERRRPSHVDDIAEICLGLADRKLKGEPIHGIYHWCGKEIFTKYKMLQEMADIFHLSSSHISPAPAPLLSSSATRPYDTTLNTSRLMELNIQCHTPFRQGIKAALEPWIRQNQS